From the Candidozyma auris chromosome 2, complete sequence genome, the window TCCGTGAAATCTTCTCGATCTAGTCAAATTCCCCCCACCTCATCGTCCATTCGCTGCATTATCTTGTTTCATATTCTACGAATCACTCTCTTCGAAGAGACATCCCCTTAGCTTCGTCAATTCCACTTCAATTGGCCATGACGTCGATCTACACCtcagacttgaagaaccaCCGTCGAGCTCCTCCGCCCCCAGGCACTTCTGCCTCGCTGGGGGTCACCTGGAACCTCTCCAATAGACGCCAGGCGGGCTGGGTGCATTTGAAGGAGGACACATTCACAGCGTTCCGCTGGAATAAGCGGTTTATGGTGATCAGCGACAGAACCCTTAACTTCTACAAGCTGGAGCCTTCTGCGGACATGTCGCAGCCCAAGGACTTGGATATGCTGTTTCCGTTGAACTTGATTGGCgccatcaacttgaagtccaaTTCCGGCTCGAATAAGGTCAACTCTTACCCCATCATCGAGATTGTGCCGAAAAACAATGCCAATACCCTCTTGGTCTCCATCAGAAGCAACACAGAGTATCACGACTGGCTTGATACCTTCGCTACTAAGTGCCCCTTGATAAACATTGGTAATGGCGGCTCGTCTACTATAAGTGGGGCTCTGGGTGTATCTAATCCTATCAACTTCACCCACAAAGTTCATGTGGGTTTTGACCCTGCCAGTGGAAACTTCACTGGATTGCCTGAGGCGTGGAAGAGCATGCTTCTGAACTCTGCAATCACCAACGAAGACTGGAAAAAAGACCCAGTTGCCGTCATCGAGGTTTTGGAATTCTATTCAGACATCAATGGGTCCAACGCTAATACTCCCGTTGCATCCCCGGCTTTAAATTCGGGCCAGGGAAGCTTGAACTTCCAGGAATGGACAAAACACCCAGTTCCCAAGTCCTCGTCTACTCAGCACGACATCCAGCAGAAAGACTTTAAGCCCACCCGAGCTGCCCCAAAACCACCAGCCCCTTACCATACCACacagaagaaggacaaTGCCTCGCCTCTAATGAACTTAATGCATGCACAAACGCCAAAGAGTGATGAATCTCTCCCAAAGAAGGCGGGACCTGGAAGCTTAATCCCCGCTAGACGTGCTCCTCCCGTTCCTGGCCAGCCACAGAAACAACCTCCCTTGCAGCCTCAACGGGAGGCACCTCAGCCAtatcaaaatcaaagccAAGTACCTTCACGCAAACACCCTCCATTGACCAGCGACCAGCTGCCAAGCCATGCTGAGAATAAAGTTTCGAGAATTTCCAGCTTGGGACCTAGCACCCAAGCACCAAAGCAGGCGCCCCCACTGTTACCTCGTAACGTCCACCCTGACGTCAAGGTACACTCTGACCATGTCAAGCATACTTTGGCGAAAGTAGACCAGCATAAAAAGTACCACGACGATGTTCCAGATCTTAAGCct encodes:
- the CLA4 gene encoding serine/threonine protein kinase CLA4, whose protein sequence is MTSIYTSDLKNHRRAPPPPGTSASSGVTWNLSNRRQAGWVHLKEDTFTAFRWNKRFMVISDRTLNFYKSEPSADMSQPKDLDMSFPLNLIGAINLKSNSGSNKVNSYPIIEIVPKNNANTLLVSIRSNTEYHDWLDTFATKCPLINIGNGGSSTISGASGVSNPINFTHKVHVGFDPASGNFTGLPEAWKSMLSNSAITNEDWKKDPVAVIEVLEFYSDINGSNANTPVASPALNSGQGSLNFQEWTKHPVPKSSSTQHDIQQKDFKPTRAAPKPPAPYHTTQKKDNASPLMNLMHAQTPKSDESLPKKAGPGSLIPARRAPPVPGQPQKQPPLQPQREAPQPYQNQSQVPSRKHPPLTSDQSPSHAENKVSRISSLGPSTQAPKQAPPSLPRNVHPDVKVHSDHVKHTLAKVDQHKKYHDDVPDLKPLKLKPAHETQKSENVPPRTVDPKAQKTQIKPAAGPGGSGKTTKQIKKEREQLNERQVIAKLKTVVNNKDPSTLFRIISKAGQGASGEVYLAESLIPGERGKKVAIKQMDLKVQPRKELIINEILVMKDSQHDNIVNFLDSYLRGSSDLLVIMEYMEGGSLTEIIENNEGKLNEHQIATICKETLKGLRFLHRKHIIHRDIKSDNVLLDSKGNVKITDFGFCAKLTDQRSKRATMVGTPYWMAPEVVKQREYDEKIDIWSLGIMLIEMIEGEPPYLNEEPLKALYLIATNGTPQLKNPGASSQKMRNFLSVCLCLNPSSRGNTDDLLEHKFIKEESGRIEELAPLLEWRKNQESGQE